A genomic stretch from Moraxella nasicaprae includes:
- a CDS encoding inorganic phosphate transporter produces the protein MTNSSSKQTTPLAGNIFFGLLLALMSAYFVWWGLDYTNHQLTLLFLVASFFGIFLAFNIGGNDVANSFGTSVGSGTLTVTQALAIAAIFEVSGAVLAGAAVTDTIRSGIVDLSGLGVKPDQFIYLMLSALVAASFWLLFATKKGYPVSTTHAIIGGIIGSSVVLGISMGGTQLAFETVQWAKVGSIAVSWVISPALGALFSYVIYSLIKKNILSYNDKAETRIKDLKTRKKEIKANQAMYFEGLSEEDKLPYTNAMLRDQEVYKDADCSRDDLETEYYRSLFDVEREREQVDPLKAIRTWVPLLAAGGAIIMTAMVVFKGLQHTGLNLSPVHAILVMGMLGAFVWLAAFLYTKNIRGKQKTDLGKATFVMFSWMQVFTACAFAFSHGSNDIANAVGPFVAILEVIRTGVLENQSSVPAPVMLTFGVALIVGLWFIGKEVIQTVGTNLTEMHPASGFTAELAAAAVVMGASSLGIPVSSTHILVGAVLGIGMVNKNTNWKLMRPIGLAWVITLPAAAAISAIAFLVLNAVL, from the coding sequence ATGACAAATTCATCAAGTAAACAGACCACACCGCTGGCAGGCAATATCTTTTTTGGCTTGTTGTTGGCACTGATGAGTGCTTATTTTGTCTGGTGGGGGCTGGATTATACCAATCATCAATTGACATTGCTGTTTTTGGTTGCTTCGTTTTTTGGAATATTCTTGGCGTTTAACATCGGTGGTAATGATGTTGCCAATTCATTTGGTACTTCGGTAGGTTCTGGTACTTTAACCGTCACGCAAGCCTTGGCGATTGCTGCGATTTTTGAGGTGTCAGGAGCGGTATTGGCAGGTGCTGCGGTTACCGACACCATTCGTAGCGGCATCGTGGATTTAAGTGGACTTGGCGTGAAGCCAGACCAGTTTATTTATTTGATGCTGTCAGCGTTAGTGGCGGCTTCTTTTTGGCTTTTGTTTGCCACCAAAAAGGGCTATCCTGTCTCAACCACGCATGCCATCATTGGTGGTATTATTGGTAGTTCGGTGGTGCTTGGCATCAGTATGGGTGGCACGCAGTTGGCGTTTGAAACCGTACAATGGGCAAAAGTGGGCAGTATCGCCGTTTCTTGGGTCATCTCACCTGCACTGGGTGCGTTGTTTTCTTATGTGATTTATAGCTTAATTAAGAAAAATATTTTAAGCTATAATGATAAGGCGGAAACTCGCATCAAAGACCTTAAAACTCGTAAAAAAGAAATTAAGGCCAATCAAGCGATGTATTTTGAGGGTCTTAGTGAAGAGGATAAACTGCCCTATACCAATGCCATGTTGCGAGACCAAGAAGTGTACAAGGATGCCGATTGTTCTCGTGATGACTTAGAAACAGAATATTATCGCTCATTGTTCGATGTCGAAAGAGAGCGAGAGCAAGTCGATCCGCTCAAAGCCATTCGCACTTGGGTGCCACTATTGGCGGCAGGTGGGGCAATCATCATGACGGCAATGGTGGTCTTTAAAGGTTTGCAGCACACAGGACTGAATCTATCGCCTGTACATGCCATCTTGGTGATGGGTATGCTTGGGGCGTTTGTATGGTTGGCGGCATTTTTGTACACCAAAAACATTCGTGGCAAGCAAAAAACCGATCTTGGCAAGGCAACCTTTGTGATGTTTAGTTGGATGCAGGTGTTTACTGCTTGTGCCTTTGCATTTAGTCATGGCTCGAATGATATTGCTAATGCAGTCGGTCCTTTTGTGGCGATTTTGGAAGTGATTCGCACAGGCGTGCTAGAAAATCAGTCTAGCGTGCCAGCCCCTGTCATGCTGACCTTTGGTGTGGCGTTGATTGTGGGTCTGTGGTTTATTGGTAAAGAGGTCATTCAAACTGTCGGCACAAACTTAACAGAAATGCACCCAGCCTCTGGCTTTACCGCAGAATTGGCGGCAGCGGCAGTGGTGATGGGTGCGTCCAGCTTGGGCATTCCTGTATCAAGCACACACATTTTGGTCGGTGCTGTTTTGGGCATTGGCATGGTCAATAAAAACACCAATTGGAAGTTGATGCGTCCGATTGGCTTGGCGTGGGTGATTACCTTGCCAGCAGCAGCAGCCATCAGTGCGATTGCCTTTTTGGTGCTTAATGCAGTATTGTAG
- the truD gene encoding tRNA pseudouridine(13) synthase TruD, producing MHYPQPYLQPIDAAIYKQQPADFEVTENLSIEHTGQGEHLWLHLTKTGINTAHLAKLLAMWADVPMRDVGYSGKKDRHAITHQWFSIRLPKQQLPQVDLMAFIQPHLRDDEYIILNQQHWHHRKLATGTHKSNQFDIILRHVCGNRPAIDETLHQLKQTGVPNYFGEQRFGHDDNNIAKAQRFFEKIIQKGSYRPNKRFAEQDGLMISVARSVLFNKMLAKRVELGNWNHAICGDIFNLNGTGSIFEAMIDDDIRHRLHTGDIHLTAPLYGVGDGRHTADVQQMYQAIIDDECHQVFKAGLDIIGTKIAQRPLRLMVSDLSWQWLDEQTLQLSFCLPKGSFATVVLAALVKQFTLLHAQDTQTTP from the coding sequence ATGCACTACCCACAGCCGTACTTGCAACCCATCGATGCCGCCATCTACAAACAGCAGCCTGCTGATTTTGAAGTGACCGAAAATTTATCCATCGAGCATACAGGGCAAGGCGAACACCTATGGCTACATCTGACCAAAACAGGCATCAATACCGCCCATCTTGCCAAACTACTGGCGATGTGGGCAGATGTGCCAATGCGTGATGTGGGCTACTCTGGCAAAAAAGACCGCCACGCCATCACACATCAGTGGTTTAGTATTCGCCTACCAAAACAGCAACTACCTCAGGTCGATTTGATGGCATTTATTCAGCCACACCTGCGTGATGATGAGTACATCATTCTTAACCAGCAACATTGGCATCATCGTAAGCTGGCGACTGGCACACATAAAAGCAATCAATTTGACATCATTTTACGGCATGTTTGTGGCAATCGCCCTGCCATTGATGAGACGCTACATCAATTAAAACAAACAGGCGTGCCAAATTATTTTGGGGAGCAGCGATTTGGGCATGATGACAATAATATCGCCAAAGCACAACGATTTTTTGAAAAAATCATACAAAAAGGCAGTTATCGCCCCAATAAGCGATTTGCCGAACAAGATGGTTTGATGATTTCGGTGGCAAGAAGCGTGCTGTTTAACAAAATGCTCGCCAAAAGAGTTGAGCTTGGCAACTGGAACCATGCCATCTGTGGCGATATTTTTAATCTTAATGGCACAGGGTCAATTTTTGAGGCGATGATTGATGATGACATCAGACACAGGCTACATACAGGCGACATTCATCTAACCGCCCCACTGTATGGCGTGGGCGATGGCAGACACACCGCTGATGTACAGCAGATGTACCAAGCCATCATTGATGATGAATGCCATCAAGTGTTTAAAGCAGGGCTTGACATCATCGGAACAAAAATCGCCCAAAGACCGCTTAGACTGATGGTGTCTGATTTATCATGGCAATGGCTTGATGAACAAACATTACAGCTGTCTTTTTGTTTGCCCAAAGGCAGCTTTGCTACTGTGGTGCTGGCGGCACTGGTTAAGCAATTCACCCTACTGCACGCACAAGATACTCAAACCACCCCTTAA
- a CDS encoding DUF1543 domain-containing protein — protein sequence MYLYMLKLGATPKGRLIEQHDIFFGIANQVHELIPHFEQSWAEIKDIWHIDAYRKVCQVDGHTIEIVPKDSVIDNDKKLYFINLGGYKPNHFEEYHHKMLVVAKDMAEATSIAKRSAFYQEFDIVGTRATSHIDNKYGVDVDEIFDVMDALPAYFKQRYQIKITATTDTAPDEMVIGYLPKKLFINPN from the coding sequence ATGTATCTTTATATGCTAAAACTAGGAGCCACCCCCAAAGGTCGCCTGATTGAACAACACGATATTTTCTTTGGGATTGCCAATCAGGTTCACGAGCTGATTCCTCATTTTGAACAATCATGGGCAGAAATTAAAGACATTTGGCACATTGATGCCTATCGCAAGGTTTGTCAGGTTGATGGTCATACGATTGAAATCGTACCAAAAGACAGCGTGATTGATAACGATAAAAAACTCTATTTCATCAATTTGGGCGGTTACAAACCCAATCATTTTGAAGAATATCATCACAAAATGCTGGTTGTCGCCAAAGATATGGCAGAGGCAACCAGTATCGCCAAACGCTCCGCCTTTTATCAAGAATTTGATATTGTAGGCACTCGTGCCACTTCTCATATTGACAATAAATATGGCGTTGATGTGGACGAGATTTTTGATGTTATGGACGCTTTACCAGCGTACTTTAAACAGCGTTATCAAATCAAAATCACCGCCACCACTGACACCGCCCCAGATGAAATGGTCATTGGCTATCTGCCCAAAAAACTGTTTATCAATCCAAACTGA
- the metH gene encoding methionine synthase, protein MNPSASNAATTHKTHDPANFTLTPPSDFPYRDIQKNNKERLKAILNQRIMFLDGAMGTEIQNYKLAEADYRGERFADFGFDVKGNNDLLVLTQPQIIESIHKSYLDAGADIIETNSFNGTQISMADYHMEHLVYEINKTSAQLARQACDEYTAKNPDKPRFVAGVIGPTSRTCSISPDVNDPAFRNVSFDELVDNYTESTFALIEGGADIILIETIFDTLNAKAAIFAVLGVFEKIGFELPIMISGTITDASGRTLSGQTAEAFYNSIRHANPISIGFNCALGADALKPHIKTLSDVCETFVSAHPNAGLPNEFGAYDETPDETATMVADFAKSGIVNIVGGCCGTTPEHIRVMVQKVSAFAPRQIPDYKPACRLSGLEAFNITRDSLFVNVGERTNVTGSKKFLRLIKNEEYGQALDVARDQVEGGAQIVDINMDEAMLDSKQAMIHFVNLIASEPDISRVPLMIDSSKWDIIEAGLKCTQGKAVVNSISLKEGYDEFVQKAKLCRRFGAAIIVMAFDEKGQADTEERKIEICKRSYDILVDEVGFPSEDIIFDPNIFAVATGIEEHNNYGVDFINATGWITQNLPNAMVSGGVSNVSFSFRGNPIREAIHAVFLYHAINNGMTMGIVNPAMLELYDEIDPIAREAIEDVILNRNNDNNEATEKLLEVAENYHAGDKAKTGGSDLAWRNESVEKRIEYALVKGITTYINEDTEEARLKYPKPLNVIEGPLMDGMNVVGDLFGAGKMFLPQVVKSARVMKQAVAWLNPYIEAEKVAGESKGKILMATVKGDVHDIGKNIVGVVLGCNGYDIVDLGVMVPCEKILQTAKDEKVDIIGLSGLITPSLDEMVYVASQMQEQGFKIPLLIGGATTSKAHTAVKIDPQYSNDAVIYVADASRAVGVATTLLSKEMKENFVAETRAEYQKVRERLANKQPKSAKLSYLDAVENGLQKDWQSYTPPVPNHLGQLVFDDYPLERLLPYIDWTPFFISWGLVGKYPKIFDDEVVGTEAKELFANAAAMIDKLIKEKSVIAKAVVKLSPATRTGTDTVSVNDDGKVYEFYHLRQQSDKVTGKPNYSLADFIAPSESGKPDFLGGFTVSIFGAEELADEYKAKGDDYNAIMVQAVCDRFAESFAEALHERVRKEFWGYQADESFTNDELIKEKYVGIRPAPGYPACPEHTEKGTLFEWLDTTATIGTYLTESYAMYPPSSVSGFYYSLPESCYFNVGKISQDQLEHYAKLKGWDLNTAKKWLNPNLGEV, encoded by the coding sequence ATGAATCCATCAGCCAGCAATGCAGCCACCACCCACAAAACCCACGACCCAGCGAACTTTACCCTAACACCGCCTAGCGATTTTCCCTATCGTGATATTCAAAAGAATAACAAAGAGCGGTTAAAAGCCATTTTAAATCAAAGAATTATGTTCCTTGACGGTGCGATGGGAACAGAGATTCAAAATTATAAATTAGCCGAAGCAGATTATCGTGGCGAGCGGTTTGCTGATTTTGGCTTTGATGTTAAAGGCAATAATGATTTACTTGTATTAACACAACCACAAATCATTGAAAGTATTCATAAAAGTTATCTGGACGCTGGGGCGGACATCATTGAGACCAACAGCTTTAACGGCACACAAATCTCAATGGCAGACTACCATATGGAGCATTTGGTCTATGAAATTAACAAAACTTCTGCCCAATTAGCAAGACAAGCCTGTGATGAATATACCGCCAAAAATCCTGATAAACCCCGTTTTGTCGCTGGCGTGATTGGACCGACTTCTCGCACTTGTTCTATTTCGCCTGATGTGAATGACCCTGCGTTTCGCAATGTGTCGTTTGATGAGCTGGTGGACAATTATACCGAAAGTACGTTTGCCTTGATTGAAGGCGGTGCGGACATTATTCTCATTGAAACCATTTTTGATACCTTAAATGCCAAAGCAGCGATTTTTGCCGTGCTTGGCGTGTTTGAAAAAATCGGTTTTGAATTGCCGATTATGATTAGTGGGACGATTACCGATGCGTCAGGGCGTACACTGTCTGGGCAAACTGCCGAAGCGTTTTATAATTCTATCAGACACGCCAATCCCATTTCCATCGGCTTTAACTGTGCGTTGGGGGCTGATGCGTTAAAACCACACATCAAAACTTTGTCTGATGTCTGCGAGACTTTTGTCTCAGCTCACCCAAATGCAGGTTTGCCCAACGAGTTTGGAGCATATGACGAAACGCCTGATGAAACTGCGACAATGGTTGCCGATTTTGCCAAATCAGGCATTGTTAATATTGTTGGTGGGTGCTGTGGCACAACGCCAGAGCATATCCGTGTGATGGTGCAAAAAGTATCTGCCTTTGCCCCACGCCAAATCCCAGATTACAAGCCTGCTTGCCGTTTGTCAGGGCTTGAAGCCTTTAACATTACTCGTGATAGCTTGTTTGTCAATGTGGGCGAACGAACCAATGTGACAGGTTCAAAAAAGTTTTTAAGATTGATTAAAAACGAAGAATATGGGCAAGCCCTAGATGTGGCAAGAGACCAAGTAGAAGGCGGAGCCCAAATCGTGGACATCAATATGGACGAGGCGATGCTGGACAGTAAGCAGGCGATGATTCATTTTGTCAATTTGATAGCAAGTGAGCCTGACATTAGCCGAGTGCCACTGATGATTGATTCATCAAAATGGGACATTATTGAAGCAGGCTTAAAATGCACGCAGGGCAAAGCGGTGGTCAATTCCATATCCCTAAAAGAAGGCTATGATGAATTTGTGCAAAAAGCTAAATTGTGCAGACGGTTTGGTGCAGCGATTATCGTAATGGCATTTGATGAAAAAGGACAAGCCGATACCGAAGAGCGAAAAATTGAGATTTGTAAACGCTCTTATGATATTTTGGTGGACGAAGTGGGTTTTCCAAGTGAAGACATTATTTTTGACCCCAATATTTTTGCGGTAGCGACAGGCATTGAAGAGCATAACAATTATGGCGTCGATTTTATCAATGCCACAGGCTGGATTACCCAAAACCTACCCAATGCAATGGTGTCAGGTGGGGTGTCTAATGTGTCGTTTAGTTTCCGTGGCAATCCCATTCGTGAAGCCATTCACGCCGTGTTTTTGTATCACGCCATTAACAATGGTATGACAATGGGCATTGTCAATCCTGCAATGCTAGAATTGTATGATGAGATTGACCCTATTGCTCGTGAAGCCATTGAAGATGTGATTTTAAATCGTAACAATGACAACAACGAAGCGACCGAAAAACTCTTGGAAGTTGCCGAAAATTATCACGCAGGCGACAAAGCCAAAACAGGCGGTAGTGATTTGGCTTGGCGTAATGAGAGCGTTGAAAAACGCATTGAATACGCCCTTGTCAAAGGTATTACCACTTATATTAACGAAGATACCGAAGAAGCCAGATTAAAATACCCAAAACCCTTAAATGTCATTGAAGGTCCACTAATGGACGGTATGAATGTGGTGGGCGATTTGTTTGGGGCGGGCAAAATGTTTTTACCGCAAGTGGTCAAATCCGCCCGAGTGATGAAACAGGCGGTGGCGTGGCTCAATCCCTACATTGAAGCTGAAAAAGTCGCAGGCGAGTCTAAGGGCAAAATCCTAATGGCAACGGTCAAGGGCGATGTCCACGACATTGGCAAAAATATCGTGGGCGTGGTGCTGGGCTGTAATGGTTATGACATTGTGGATTTGGGCGTGATGGTGCCGTGCGAAAAGATTTTACAAACCGCCAAAGATGAAAAAGTGGACATTATCGGACTGTCAGGCTTAATTACCCCAAGCCTTGATGAAATGGTCTATGTGGCAAGCCAAATGCAAGAGCAAGGCTTTAAAATTCCCTTACTGATTGGTGGAGCGACCACAAGCAAGGCACACACGGCGGTCAAAATTGACCCACAATATTCAAATGACGCAGTGATTTATGTGGCGGACGCAAGCCGTGCAGTCGGTGTAGCGACCACGCTGTTATCCAAAGAGATGAAAGAAAATTTTGTTGCTGAAACTCGTGCCGAATATCAAAAAGTGCGTGAACGGCTGGCGAATAAACAGCCTAAATCCGCCAAGCTGTCTTATCTTGATGCGGTGGAAAACGGCTTGCAAAAAGACTGGCAGAGCTATACTCCGCCTGTACCGAACCATTTAGGGCAGCTTGTCTTTGATGATTATCCGTTGGAGCGTTTGTTGCCTTATATTGATTGGACGCCGTTTTTTATTTCGTGGGGTTTGGTGGGCAAATATCCGAAGATTTTTGATGATGAAGTGGTGGGGACAGAAGCCAAAGAGCTATTTGCCAATGCAGCCGCAATGATTGACAAGCTCATCAAAGAAAAATCCGTCATCGCCAAAGCAGTGGTCAAGCTCTCGCCAGCCACTCGCACAGGGACGGATACGGTGAGCGTCAATGATGATGGCAAAGTGTATGAGTTTTATCATTTGCGTCAGCAGTCGGATAAGGTAACAGGCAAGCCCAATTATAGCCTAGCGGACTTTATTGCCCCAAGTGAAAGCGGTAAACCTGACTTTTTGGGTGGCTTTACGGTGTCCATCTTTGGGGCAGAAGAATTGGCAGACGAATACAAGGCAAAGGGCGATGATTATAATGCCATTATGGTGCAAGCGGTGTGTGATAGGTTTGCCGAGAGCTTTGCTGAAGCCTTGCACGAGCGGGTGCGTAAGGAATTTTGGGGATACCAAGCGGACGAAAGTTTCACCAACGATGAGCTGATAAAAGAAAAATATGTCGGCATTCGTCCTGCCCCGGGTTATCCTGCCTGTCCAGAACACACCGAAAAAGGCACGCTCTTTGAGTGGCTTGATACTACCGCCACCATCGGCACTTATTTGACCGAAAGCTATGCAATGTATCCACCGTCTAGCGTATCGGGCTTTTATTATAGCTTGCCTGAGAGCTGTTATTTTAATGTCGGCAAAATCAGCCAAGACCAATTAGAGCATTACGCTAAACTTAAAGGGTGGGATTTAAATACCGCTAAGAAATGGCTAAATCCGAATTTGGGGGAGGTGTGA
- a CDS encoding DUF6984 family protein has protein sequence MLKDDMKLRFLCESELLLISKLLDLCTASYKLQSSLEQILVFDLTDDGGMGSLEFFYDSDCVREFDKPLIQAETYDTDGRKIMLELSLDNYGYLYQLDSWTSDFNPLVSPLGTLNILENIRLDF, from the coding sequence ATGTTAAAAGATGATATGAAACTGCGTTTTCTGTGCGAAAGTGAATTATTGCTAATTTCTAAATTACTGGACTTGTGTACAGCATCTTATAAACTTCAATCATCGCTCGAGCAAATATTGGTTTTTGATTTGACTGATGATGGAGGTATGGGTTCTTTGGAATTTTTTTATGACAGCGATTGTGTGAGGGAATTTGATAAACCGTTAATACAAGCTGAGACTTATGATACTGATGGTAGAAAGATAATGCTTGAATTGTCTTTGGATAATTATGGTTATTTGTATCAGCTAGATAGCTGGACATCTGATTTTAACCCACTGGTTAGCCCATTAGGCACATTAAATATTTTAGAGAACATAAGACTTGATTTCTAG